The Desulfarculaceae bacterium genome window below encodes:
- a CDS encoding cytochrome ubiquinol oxidase subunit I: MEVLILSRLQFAAATFFHFLFVPLTLGLSILVAIMETKWYRSGDEEYKRMAKFWGKLFLINFGLGIVTGITLEFQFGTNWARYSAYVGDIFGSLLAIEATLAFFLESTAIAVWVFGWERISPKLHLVAIWLVAFASNLSAYWIISANAWMQHPVGYAIRNGRAELDDFIAVITQKFAVIEFIHTVSGAYILAGFFVMGISAYHLLKKRNISFFTKSFRIALAFALLFSIFEVVQGHLNGAEVAATQPTKLAAMESHWKTEKSAPIYAFVIPKLSGEGNLVEFLPIPGALSMLAFHDPSAEVKGLSDFKPEDRPPVFLTFVSFRTMVALGMLFMFLTIYGWVIRKKLLEHPKFLRIMLFSIPLPYIANEAGWMLAEVGRQPWLVWGLMRTSDGVSPVDASQVAVSLIAFILFYGLLGAVAFWLMARFAKKGPAPAPAAA, from the coding sequence ATGGAGGTCCTAATACTCTCGAGGCTGCAATTCGCCGCAGCCACCTTCTTCCATTTCCTTTTCGTCCCCCTGACCTTGGGGCTATCGATCCTGGTAGCCATCATGGAGACCAAGTGGTACCGGTCCGGAGACGAAGAGTACAAACGAATGGCCAAGTTCTGGGGCAAGCTGTTCCTGATCAACTTCGGCCTGGGCATCGTTACCGGCATCACCCTGGAGTTCCAGTTCGGTACCAACTGGGCCCGCTACTCGGCCTACGTGGGCGATATTTTTGGTTCTCTCCTGGCCATCGAGGCCACCCTGGCCTTCTTCCTGGAGAGCACCGCCATCGCGGTTTGGGTCTTCGGCTGGGAGCGCATCTCCCCCAAGCTGCACCTGGTAGCCATCTGGCTGGTGGCCTTCGCCTCCAACCTGAGCGCCTACTGGATCATCAGCGCCAACGCCTGGATGCAGCACCCGGTGGGTTACGCCATCAGGAACGGCCGGGCCGAGCTTGACGACTTCATCGCGGTGATCACCCAGAAGTTCGCGGTGATTGAGTTCATCCACACCGTGAGCGGGGCCTACATCCTGGCCGGCTTCTTCGTCATGGGCATCAGCGCCTATCATCTGCTGAAAAAGCGCAACATATCTTTCTTCACCAAGAGCTTCCGCATCGCCTTGGCATTCGCCCTTCTCTTCTCCATCTTCGAGGTGGTGCAGGGGCACCTGAACGGCGCCGAGGTGGCGGCCACCCAGCCCACCAAGCTGGCGGCCATGGAGTCCCACTGGAAGACCGAGAAGTCCGCGCCCATCTACGCCTTTGTCATCCCCAAGCTGAGCGGGGAGGGCAACCTAGTGGAGTTCTTGCCCATCCCCGGCGCGTTGTCCATGCTGGCCTTCCACGATCCCTCGGCCGAGGTCAAGGGTCTCAGTGACTTCAAGCCAGAGGACCGGCCCCCGGTGTTCCTTACCTTTGTCTCCTTCCGCACCATGGTGGCCTTGGGCATGCTGTTCATGTTCCTGACCATCTACGGTTGGGTGATACGCAAAAAGCTGTTGGAGCATCCCAAGTTCCTTCGCATCATGCTCTTTTCCATACCCTTGCCTTACATTGCCAACGAGGCAGGCTGGATGCTGGCCGAGGTGGGCCGCCAGCCCTGGCTGGTGTGGGGGCTCATGCGCACCTCGGACGGCGTGAGCCCGGTGGACGCGAGCCAAGTGGCGGTCAGCCTGATTGCCTTCATCCTTTTCTACGGCCTGTTGGGCGCGGTGGCTTTCTGGCTGATGGCCCGCTTCGCCAAGAAAGGCCCCGCCCCCGCCCCGGCGGCGGCCTAG
- a CDS encoding CBS and ACT domain-containing protein, translating to MKVRHWMTPDPLTVSPDTLLLDAQKLMNEKKIRRLPVVDKKGRLLGMLTSRHILGAMPSGATTLSVHEMYSLLDKLKVSEVMQKNVQTVGPDDLVQEVMLRGHNEGIGAYPVVENGKLIGIATESEIFNALVRLIGSSEGTSLIELANVELAKEVGATGRIASVIEKRGVPVEAIFTAPHRSSAGNHVYIRVRSANKSGLQADLDAAGFKVVLN from the coding sequence ATGAAGGTAAGGCATTGGATGACCCCCGACCCGCTCACCGTATCCCCGGACACGCTGCTGCTCGACGCCCAGAAGCTGATGAACGAGAAGAAGATCCGCCGCCTGCCGGTGGTGGACAAAAAGGGCCGCCTTCTGGGTATGCTCACCAGCCGCCACATCCTGGGTGCCATGCCCAGCGGGGCCACCACCTTGAGCGTGCATGAGATGTACTCCCTTCTGGACAAGCTCAAGGTGAGCGAGGTGATGCAGAAGAACGTGCAGACCGTGGGGCCCGACGACCTGGTGCAGGAGGTCATGCTTAGGGGCCACAACGAGGGCATCGGTGCCTATCCGGTGGTGGAGAACGGCAAGCTCATCGGCATCGCCACCGAGAGCGAGATATTCAACGCCCTGGTGCGCCTCATCGGCTCCAGCGAAGGGACCAGCCTCATCGAGCTGGCCAACGTGGAGCTGGCCAAGGAGGTGGGGGCCACCGGCCGCATCGCCTCGGTGATCGAGAAGCGCGGCGTGCCGGTGGAGGCCATCTTCACCGCGCCCCACCGCTCCAGCGCGGGCAACCACGTCTACATCCGGGTGCGCAGCGCCAACAAGTCCGGCTTGCAGGCCGACCTGGACGCGGCCGGCTTCAAGGTGGTCCTGAACTAA
- a CDS encoding aminotransferase class III-fold pyridoxal phosphate-dependent enzyme codes for MTSLLGYPGFSLDLPPIVRAENACVYDAEGKRYVDLESGIWCTGMGHRHPRVVQALTRQAGRIWHAGYSYNSPVVDEAARELLELTAHAGGKCIFLCSGSEAVEYSTRAVRQVIRRPLILTFTDSYFGAYGDAHRKSGDEWFLFDWGDCARCAPDRVCGPDCPAWQKIPFPEIGGFLFEPGSSSGLVRFPPSKLVNALAGQVKQNNGWLMVNEVTTGLGRTGEWFGYNHYGLTPDAVALGKGLGNGYPVSAALLSPDLSSALEEDPVHYAQSHQNDPLGAAVALAVLRALKEEDLIARGRGISRLLLEGLAAVKEATGKIREIRGRGLMVAVELDGDKDAAFTAQVRRGLLDKGYIVAQRPGMNVIRLDPALTIEEAEITGFLSALQQVLEQLT; via the coding sequence ATGACGAGTCTTTTAGGCTACCCCGGCTTCAGCTTGGACCTGCCCCCCATCGTGCGGGCGGAAAACGCCTGTGTCTACGATGCCGAGGGCAAGCGTTACGTTGATTTGGAATCAGGTATTTGGTGCACCGGCATGGGGCACCGCCACCCCCGCGTAGTCCAAGCCCTGACCCGGCAGGCCGGCCGGATATGGCACGCGGGATATTCCTACAACTCGCCGGTGGTGGATGAAGCGGCCCGGGAGCTCCTGGAATTAACCGCCCATGCCGGCGGCAAATGCATATTTTTATGCTCCGGCAGCGAGGCGGTGGAGTACTCGACCCGGGCGGTGCGCCAGGTGATTCGCCGACCGCTTATCCTGACCTTCACTGACTCTTACTTCGGGGCATACGGCGACGCCCACCGCAAGAGTGGAGACGAGTGGTTCCTTTTTGATTGGGGCGACTGCGCCCGTTGCGCCCCAGACCGTGTTTGCGGCCCGGATTGCCCTGCCTGGCAAAAGATCCCCTTCCCCGAAATCGGCGGTTTCCTTTTCGAGCCCGGCAGCTCGTCCGGCCTGGTCCGCTTTCCTCCCTCCAAGCTGGTCAACGCCCTGGCCGGGCAGGTGAAACAAAACAATGGCTGGCTCATGGTCAATGAAGTCACCACCGGCCTGGGCAGAACCGGGGAATGGTTCGGCTACAACCATTACGGCCTGACTCCGGACGCGGTGGCCCTGGGCAAAGGGCTGGGCAACGGCTACCCGGTGAGCGCGGCCCTACTCTCCCCGGACTTGTCCTCCGCTCTGGAGGAAGACCCGGTGCACTATGCCCAGTCTCATCAGAACGATCCCTTGGGCGCGGCAGTGGCCCTGGCGGTCCTGCGCGCTTTAAAAGAAGAAGACCTCATTGCGCGGGGCCGCGGCATTTCGCGGCTATTGCTGGAGGGCTTGGCCGCTGTCAAAGAAGCTACCGGCAAGATCAGGGAAATCAGGGGGAGGGGCCTCATGGTGGCGGTGGAGCTAGACGGCGACAAAGACGCCGCCTTCACCGCCCAGGTGCGGAGGGGCCTGCTGGACAAGGGCTATATTGTGGCGCAACGGCCCGGAATGAACGTGATCCGCCTGGACCCCGCCCTCACCATAGAGGAGGCCGAGATCACTGGCTTCCTGTCCGCTTTGCAACAGGTGCTGGAGCAATTAACCTAG
- a CDS encoding DUF2461 domain-containing protein — protein MVLQDDFVGYSKKTVKFWQDLAKHNDKAWFEKNRKIYDDHVLAPNREFVTAMGSLLQGMAPQVKADPRVNKSMFRINRDTRFAKDKTPYKRHMGLWWWEGPGKRMECSGFYFQLEPPSVMLGVGMYCFPKEMLPAYRDAAASDKYGPALEKAMAKVAEAGYELGGPRYKRVPRGYAKDHPRAELLKYDGVWAGKEFKIPPEFYTSELPDWCLPHYQAMLPIHQWLVAMTRRAAG, from the coding sequence ATGGTCCTGCAGGACGATTTCGTTGGCTATAGCAAGAAGACGGTTAAGTTCTGGCAGGACCTGGCCAAGCACAACGACAAGGCCTGGTTCGAAAAAAACCGCAAAATCTACGACGACCACGTCCTGGCCCCCAACCGGGAGTTCGTGACCGCCATGGGCTCGCTGCTCCAAGGCATGGCCCCCCAGGTGAAGGCCGACCCCCGGGTGAACAAGAGCATGTTCCGCATCAACCGGGACACCCGCTTCGCCAAGGACAAGACGCCTTACAAGCGCCACATGGGCCTGTGGTGGTGGGAGGGGCCGGGCAAGCGCATGGAGTGCTCGGGCTTCTACTTCCAGCTGGAGCCGCCCAGCGTGATGCTGGGGGTGGGCATGTACTGCTTTCCCAAGGAGATGCTGCCCGCCTATCGCGATGCGGCGGCCAGCGACAAGTACGGCCCGGCCTTGGAAAAGGCCATGGCCAAGGTGGCCGAGGCGGGCTACGAGTTGGGCGGGCCCCGCTACAAGCGGGTGCCCCGGGGCTATGCCAAGGACCACCCCCGCGCCGAGCTACTCAAGTACGATGGCGTGTGGGCGGGCAAAGAGTTCAAGATTCCGCCCGAGTTCTACACCAGCGAGCTGCCCGACTGGTGCCTGCCGCACTATCAGGCCATGCTGCCTATCCACCAGTGGTTGGTGGCCATGACCCGGCGGGCGGCTGGCTAA
- the pspF gene encoding phage shock protein operon transcriptional activator — translation MNASIPSPPPGDTLGQSESFLAFQEALSRAARVERPVLIIGERGTGKELAAARLHYLSPRWGEPLVTLNCAALAPSLIEDELFGHEAGAFTGAAGRRAGRFESAHQGTLFLDEIGNIPLTAQEKILRAVEYGMFERVGGSRPVEVDVRIVGATNADLPALAREGRFKQDLLDRLSFEVLTLPPLREREGDALLLAEHFAARMATELGHEEPPRFSHEMRERIAAHAWPGNVRQLKNVVERAVYRAEGPLIDELDLDPFASPFASAGEGAAPAVAPSPQAPPPPPPLPGDFKEAVAAFERGLLKQALAEARFNQRQAARALGLTYHQLRGLLKKYGGVDSL, via the coding sequence ATGAACGCGAGCATCCCCAGCCCGCCGCCGGGCGACACCCTGGGCCAGAGCGAGTCCTTCCTGGCCTTTCAGGAGGCCCTGTCCCGGGCGGCCCGGGTGGAGCGCCCGGTCCTGATCATCGGCGAGCGGGGCACCGGCAAGGAGTTGGCCGCCGCGCGCCTGCACTACCTCTCCCCCCGCTGGGGCGAGCCCCTGGTCACCCTGAACTGCGCCGCCCTGGCCCCCTCGCTCATCGAGGACGAGCTGTTCGGCCACGAGGCCGGGGCCTTCACCGGGGCGGCCGGACGCCGGGCCGGGCGCTTCGAGAGCGCCCACCAGGGCACCCTGTTTCTGGACGAGATCGGCAACATCCCCCTGACCGCCCAGGAGAAGATCCTCCGGGCCGTGGAGTACGGCATGTTCGAGCGGGTGGGGGGCAGCCGCCCGGTGGAGGTGGATGTCCGCATCGTGGGGGCCACCAACGCGGACCTGCCCGCCCTGGCCCGGGAGGGGCGCTTCAAGCAGGATCTGTTGGACCGCCTGTCCTTTGAGGTGCTCACCCTGCCGCCGCTCAGGGAGCGCGAGGGCGACGCGCTGCTCCTGGCCGAGCACTTCGCCGCGCGCATGGCCACCGAGCTGGGCCACGAGGAGCCGCCCCGCTTCAGCCACGAGATGCGGGAGCGTATCGCGGCCCACGCCTGGCCGGGCAACGTGCGCCAGCTCAAAAACGTGGTGGAGCGGGCGGTGTACCGCGCCGAGGGGCCGCTGATCGACGAGCTGGACCTGGACCCGTTCGCCTCGCCCTTTGCCTCGGCCGGGGAGGGCGCCGCTCCGGCCGTGGCCCCATCGCCCCAAGCCCCGCCGCCCCCGCCGCCCCTGCCGGGCGATTTCAAGGAGGCGGTGGCCGCCTTTGAGCGCGGGCTGCTCAAGCAGGCCCTGGCCGAGGCGCGCTTCAACCAGCGGCAGGCCGCCCGGGCCCTGGGCCTGACCTATCACCAGCTGCGCGGCCTTTTGAAAAAGTACGGCGGAGTGGACAGCCTCTGA
- a CDS encoding PspA/IM30 family protein, with amino-acid sequence MGVFNRLRDIISSNINAMLDRAEDPEKLIRLMIVEMEDTLAEVKAACAGAMATRAKAQRELDAIHHRVGDWQAKAELALDKGREDLAREALAAKRDFAAREIELEHELAAHQSVVEQYHADITQLEQKLAGVREKQRSLAQRHKLARHAKQARGSAAKADSSEVIMRFEAFENRVERLEAEAELAGMPRRHGLEEQFDRLVGDEEIEAELNALKAAKTAPGQSQGQD; translated from the coding sequence ATGGGAGTGTTCAACCGGCTGCGTGATATCATTAGCTCCAACATCAACGCCATGCTCGACCGGGCGGAAGACCCGGAAAAGCTCATCCGCCTGATGATCGTGGAGATGGAAGACACCTTGGCCGAGGTCAAGGCCGCCTGCGCCGGGGCCATGGCCACCCGCGCCAAGGCCCAGCGCGAGCTGGACGCCATCCATCACCGGGTGGGCGATTGGCAGGCCAAGGCGGAGCTGGCCCTGGACAAGGGCCGCGAGGATCTGGCCCGCGAGGCCCTGGCCGCCAAGCGCGACTTCGCCGCCCGCGAGATTGAGCTGGAGCATGAGCTGGCCGCTCATCAGAGCGTGGTGGAGCAGTACCACGCCGACATCACCCAGCTGGAGCAGAAGCTGGCCGGAGTGCGCGAGAAGCAGCGCTCCCTGGCCCAGCGCCACAAGCTGGCCCGCCACGCCAAGCAGGCCCGGGGCAGCGCGGCCAAGGCCGACTCCAGCGAGGTGATCATGCGCTTCGAGGCCTTCGAGAACCGGGTGGAGCGCCTGGAGGCCGAGGCCGAGCTGGCCGGCATGCCCCGCCGCCACGGCCTGGAAGAGCAGTTCGACCGCCTGGTGGGCGACGAGGAGATCGAGGCCGAACTCAACGCCCTCAAGGCGGCCAAGACCGCCCCGGGCCAGAGCCAAGGCCAGGACTAG
- a CDS encoding envelope stress response membrane protein PspB, translating into MPAVLAAIFAFVLLVLGILGGVFVAIVRLIKGPKGKETARADQDEARLIQELHQGLTRMESRIDALETILAERQGKEPRS; encoded by the coding sequence GTGCCCGCCGTACTCGCCGCCATATTCGCCTTTGTCCTGCTGGTTCTGGGCATCCTGGGAGGAGTGTTTGTGGCCATCGTGCGCCTGATCAAAGGCCCCAAGGGCAAAGAAACCGCCCGGGCCGACCAAGACGAAGCCCGCCTGATCCAGGAGCTGCACCAGGGCCTCACCCGCATGGAAAGCCGCATCGACGCCTTGGAGACGATCCTGGCCGAGCGGCAAGGAAAGGAGCCCCGCTCATGA
- the pspC gene encoding envelope stress response membrane protein PspC, with protein sequence MRLFENLGRRGLYRSRHGALLGVCRGLSEYFDFSVTWVRIITVVAFIFTGLWPVGVLYLILALVMKPAPALPPQYEDETEEHHSYADSKKAALGRMKQTYDNLERRMRHLEDVVTSRDFDWDRKVRN encoded by the coding sequence ATGAGGCTGTTTGAAAATCTGGGCCGTCGCGGCCTCTACCGTTCCCGCCACGGGGCGTTGTTGGGGGTGTGCCGGGGCCTGTCCGAATACTTCGACTTCTCGGTCACCTGGGTTCGCATCATCACCGTGGTAGCCTTCATCTTCACCGGCTTGTGGCCGGTGGGCGTGCTCTACCTCATCCTGGCCCTGGTCATGAAGCCCGCGCCCGCCCTGCCGCCGCAATACGAGGACGAGACCGAGGAGCACCACTCCTACGCGGACAGCAAGAAGGCCGCCCTGGGCCGCATGAAGCAGACCTACGACAACCTGGAGCGCCGTATGCGCCACCTGGAGGACGTGGTCACTTCCCGCGATTTCGATTGGGATCGTAAGGTCCGGAACTAA
- a CDS encoding PAS domain S-box protein, whose protein sequence is MHETYYLANLAFTIGYCLALILYLGRHTPGNPKTNAFLRWLVCIIAWAFFDVLISHAARIYPPRVAFEIYRWFAFLFLLPTAFVGEGILALVRPVRWLDRLWIFGVPLGFYLLGLLEPDLISPRLYGVPLGPSHFNPWFQGFLAYSFVFLLLMLLRLWRDMRAEADPDTRAEKRLLVIGGFVTMTLQGLAQWLMAAVGPDFASLANLAVMPTAAALFWAARRYGRVVSPRTLYRTTVQAVPVGLAHLQHGRISWANPVMARLLGFGGAEAIMGRRSAELFRPFLARPRAAKRFLDELAGGQVQGEEVTVRTEGGEQVPLLVSSSPLERDDASRGVLLVASDLSRLKSMQDKLQHSEARYRNLVEQATELITVVQDGKLVFANMALTGVLGWEPAEVVGKGPEAFFHPDDVANLTDRYQGRISGQTHAHILPCRIYTKQGQLKWMELASRVVDWEGRPALQVFFRDITERKLVEEERAARLARVERQQAAIVQAAGMPSLVEGDFAEAARRITELCAEALGVERAGLWLFNQSRDRLVASDVYDAQAQRHAWGEELSADLHQVFCSSLEAERAVDAQDVYLDARTAELRFSYLEPNDIAAMLASAVRLRGRVMGMVCLERTGGPHAWREDEISFVGGMADQVAQALTNAERKKAQAALQESEERFRHLFDSISDLIYTHDDQGRLLSVNQAVVRTLGYSREELLGRTLGEFMRPEHRRAFMEEYLPTLRREGQAEGVSLLAGRDGSKHYVEYRNLLVAKDGVPYVSGSGREITQRVKAERELKELQERLIQAQKMEAVGNLASGIAHDFNNILQGIGGYVELLGCAPSGEASTKKYLGEMEAAVGRAAELVRRLLTFGRKGEAELKPVDLNHEVAQAVRILERTIPKMINIETRLASEARVIMGDATQLEQVLMNLATNARDAMPQGGRLLISTENTELDEEFCRTHPGLEPGEHVLLRIKDEGLGMDKETVRHVFEPFYTTKGLGSGTGLGLFTVYGIVESHGGYINCVSALGQGSEFFIYIPAGTGEVTATEQEQDCDLPVTGGRETVLLVDDEEAILEVVRDVLKQYGYGVLTADSGEGALEMFCDNPEQVDLVILDLGMPGMGGDRCLRRILEVDPGARVVVATGYAGSEKRGEMLEAGARYFITKPYRLDDLLRTVRQVIDQEPAEGAPAGD, encoded by the coding sequence ATGCACGAGACCTATTATCTGGCCAACTTGGCCTTCACCATCGGGTATTGCCTGGCCCTGATCCTGTATCTGGGCAGGCACACCCCTGGTAATCCCAAGACCAACGCCTTCCTACGCTGGCTGGTGTGCATCATCGCGTGGGCCTTCTTCGACGTTCTGATCTCCCACGCCGCCCGCATCTATCCCCCCCGGGTGGCCTTCGAGATATACCGCTGGTTCGCCTTCCTGTTCCTGTTGCCCACCGCCTTCGTGGGCGAGGGCATCCTGGCCCTGGTGCGCCCGGTCCGCTGGCTCGACCGCCTGTGGATCTTCGGGGTGCCCCTGGGGTTCTATTTGCTAGGCCTGCTTGAGCCGGACCTGATCAGCCCCCGCCTCTACGGGGTGCCTCTGGGGCCCTCGCATTTCAACCCATGGTTCCAGGGCTTTTTGGCCTACAGCTTCGTTTTCCTGCTGCTGATGCTCCTGCGCCTGTGGCGCGACATGCGCGCCGAGGCCGACCCGGACACCCGGGCCGAAAAGCGGCTGCTGGTCATCGGCGGTTTCGTGACCATGACCCTGCAAGGCCTGGCCCAGTGGCTCATGGCCGCCGTGGGCCCGGACTTCGCCTCCCTGGCCAACCTGGCGGTGATGCCTACCGCGGCGGCGCTGTTCTGGGCGGCCCGGCGCTACGGCCGGGTGGTAAGCCCCCGCACCCTGTACCGCACCACGGTGCAGGCGGTGCCCGTGGGCCTGGCCCATTTGCAGCACGGCCGCATCTCCTGGGCCAACCCGGTGATGGCCCGCCTGCTGGGCTTCGGCGGCGCCGAGGCCATCATGGGCCGGCGCAGCGCCGAGCTGTTCCGCCCCTTCCTGGCCCGGCCCCGCGCGGCCAAGCGCTTTCTGGACGAGCTGGCCGGGGGGCAGGTGCAGGGCGAGGAGGTCACGGTGCGCACCGAGGGCGGCGAGCAGGTGCCTCTGTTGGTATCCAGCTCACCCCTGGAGCGCGACGACGCCAGCCGGGGGGTGCTGTTGGTGGCCAGCGACCTGAGCCGCCTGAAGTCCATGCAGGACAAGCTGCAACACTCCGAGGCGCGCTACCGCAACCTGGTGGAGCAGGCCACCGAGCTGATCACCGTGGTGCAGGACGGCAAACTGGTCTTCGCCAACATGGCCCTCACCGGCGTCCTGGGCTGGGAGCCCGCCGAGGTGGTGGGCAAGGGGCCGGAGGCCTTTTTCCACCCCGACGACGTGGCCAACCTCACCGACCGCTACCAGGGACGTATCTCCGGGCAGACCCACGCCCACATCCTGCCCTGCCGCATCTACACCAAGCAGGGCCAGCTCAAGTGGATGGAGCTGGCCTCGCGGGTGGTGGACTGGGAAGGCCGCCCGGCCTTGCAGGTGTTTTTCCGCGACATAACCGAGCGCAAGCTGGTGGAGGAGGAGCGGGCCGCCCGCCTGGCCCGGGTGGAGCGCCAGCAGGCGGCCATCGTGCAGGCGGCGGGAATGCCCTCGCTGGTGGAGGGCGACTTCGCCGAGGCCGCCCGCCGCATAACCGAGCTCTGCGCCGAGGCTTTGGGGGTGGAGCGGGCCGGGCTCTGGCTGTTCAACCAGAGCCGCGACCGCCTGGTGGCCAGCGACGTCTACGACGCCCAGGCCCAGCGCCACGCCTGGGGCGAGGAGCTCAGCGCGGACCTGCACCAGGTGTTCTGCTCCTCCCTGGAGGCCGAGCGGGCGGTGGACGCCCAGGACGTATACCTGGACGCCCGCACCGCCGAGCTTCGTTTCAGTTACCTGGAGCCCAACGACATCGCGGCCATGCTGGCCTCGGCGGTGCGCCTCAGGGGCCGGGTGATGGGAATGGTGTGCCTGGAGCGCACCGGCGGGCCCCATGCCTGGCGCGAGGACGAGATCTCCTTCGTGGGGGGCATGGCCGACCAGGTGGCCCAGGCGCTGACCAATGCCGAGCGCAAGAAGGCCCAGGCCGCCCTGCAAGAGTCCGAGGAGCGCTTCCGCCATTTGTTCGACAGCATCAGCGACCTGATCTACACCCACGACGACCAGGGGCGGCTGCTCTCGGTGAACCAGGCGGTGGTGCGCACCCTGGGCTATTCCCGCGAGGAACTCCTGGGCCGCACCCTGGGCGAGTTCATGCGCCCGGAGCACCGGCGGGCCTTCATGGAGGAGTATCTGCCCACCCTGCGCCGCGAGGGCCAGGCCGAGGGCGTGTCCCTGTTGGCCGGGCGCGACGGCAGCAAGCACTATGTGGAGTACCGCAACCTCCTGGTGGCCAAGGACGGGGTGCCCTACGTCAGCGGCTCGGGCCGCGAGATCACCCAGCGCGTAAAGGCCGAGCGCGAGCTCAAGGAGTTGCAGGAGCGCCTGATCCAGGCCCAGAAGATGGAGGCGGTGGGCAACCTGGCCAGCGGCATCGCCCACGACTTCAATAATATCCTGCAAGGCATCGGGGGCTACGTGGAGCTTTTGGGCTGCGCCCCCTCGGGAGAGGCCTCCACCAAGAAGTATCTGGGCGAGATGGAGGCCGCGGTGGGGCGGGCAGCCGAGCTGGTCCGGCGCCTCCTGACCTTCGGGCGCAAGGGCGAGGCCGAGCTTAAGCCGGTGGATTTGAACCACGAGGTGGCCCAGGCGGTGAGGATTCTGGAGCGCACCATCCCCAAGATGATCAACATCGAGACCCGCCTGGCCAGCGAGGCCCGCGTGATCATGGGCGACGCCACCCAGCTGGAACAGGTCTTGATGAACCTGGCCACCAACGCCCGCGACGCCATGCCCCAGGGCGGACGCCTGTTGATAAGCACCGAAAACACCGAGCTGGACGAGGAGTTCTGCCGCACCCACCCGGGGCTGGAGCCGGGCGAGCACGTGCTGCTGCGCATCAAGGACGAGGGCCTGGGCATGGACAAGGAGACGGTGCGCCACGTCTTCGAGCCCTTCTACACCACCAAGGGCCTGGGCAGCGGCACCGGCCTGGGGCTGTTCACGGTGTACGGCATCGTGGAGAGCCACGGCGGCTACATCAACTGCGTAAGCGCCCTGGGCCAGGGGAGCGAGTTTTTCATCTACATTCCCGCCGGGACCGGGGAGGTGACGGCGACCGAGCAGGAACAGGATTGCGACCTTCCGGTGACCGGCGGCCGCGAGACCGTGCTCCTGGTGGACGACGAGGAGGCCATCCTGGAGGTGGTGCGCGACGTGCTCAAGCAGTACGGCTACGGCGTGCTGACCGCCGACAGCGGGGAGGGCGCCCTGGAGATGTTCTGCGACAACCCCGAGCAGGTGGACCTGGTGATCCTGGACCTGGGTATGCCGGGCATGGGCGGGGACCGCTGCCTGCGCCGGATTCTGGAAGTGGACCCCGGGGCCCGGGTGGTGGTGGCCACCGGCTACGCGGGCAGCGAAAAGCGGGGGGAAATGCTCGAGGCGGGGGCCCGGTATTTTATCACCAAGCCTTACCGCCTCGACGACCTGCTGCGCACCGTGCGCCAGGTCATTGACCAGGAGCCCGCGGAGGGGGCCCCGGCCGGGGATTAG
- a CDS encoding 2-oxoacid:acceptor oxidoreductase family protein → MSGLSWQAVVAGVGGQGVLFVTRALATALEPKVEGILISEVHGMAQRGGAVVSHLKAGDFSGPLVSLGSAELVLALDPGEAVRNLAYLAAGGWLVVNAPDLGFLSAEGKKALASFGARVVCAPASELARSVGAAKGANVVLLGAAAAAGALPVGSDEVEKAITQGQPEARAKANRELLALGAGTARQA, encoded by the coding sequence ATGAGCGGGCTGAGCTGGCAGGCGGTGGTGGCCGGCGTGGGCGGCCAGGGGGTGCTCTTCGTTACCCGCGCCCTGGCCACGGCCCTGGAGCCCAAGGTTGAAGGCATCCTCATCAGCGAGGTGCACGGCATGGCCCAGCGCGGCGGCGCGGTGGTCAGCCACCTCAAGGCCGGCGATTTCAGCGGGCCCCTGGTGAGCCTGGGCTCGGCCGAGCTGGTCTTGGCCCTGGATCCCGGCGAGGCGGTGCGCAACCTGGCCTACCTGGCCGCCGGCGGTTGGCTGGTGGTCAACGCCCCGGACCTGGGCTTCCTTTCGGCCGAGGGCAAAAAGGCCCTGGCCTCCTTCGGGGCGCGGGTGGTCTGCGCGCCCGCCTCGGAGCTGGCCCGGAGCGTGGGCGCGGCCAAGGGGGCCAACGTGGTGCTCCTGGGCGCGGCGGCCGCGGCCGGGGCCTTGCCGGTGGGTTCGGACGAGGTGGAAAAGGCCATCACCCAGGGGCAGCCCGAGGCCCGGGCCAAGGCCAACCGCGAGCTCTTGGCCCTGGGGGCCGGGACGGCCCGCCAGGCCTGA